The following coding sequences lie in one Deltaproteobacteria bacterium genomic window:
- a CDS encoding baseplate J/gp47 family protein: MATLPESVDYTDKDFDALRARLIALVKSVFPDWTDFDVASFGNLLVELYAFVGDVLTFYQDNLARESRLVTATQRKSVMALAKMLGYRLQGAQAATADVLVQLARPPAASVTIPAGTVLRTQEVTEPVRFQLLAPAVIAPGADPPRVVAVVENSKTYTQLFDARGLADLELHLDYAPYLDGSALVTTPQGAFTEVDSFLDSRANDRHFVVAVDQNDRATLRFGNGVSGMPPSGTVSVTYKTGGGSVGNVDADRIVVIEGAFKDAYGNPVQVSVRNPLPASGGADRQTVASAKLLAPESLRALTRTVAREDFEINARRLPSVARALMLTSNEDPTIAENTGILYVIPQSTAGAAVPTPALKNLVLRQVTEVYPCTLTFQVSVQDPVYRVVDVAARLFLRQGFAGSDVRDRVRANLASYFRVSEQDGTPNPLVDFGFNIKDAEGNAVGEIAWSDLFNVIRDTPGVRKMGDARLDLTLNGLPADVKLNVREFPVLGTVTLRNGDTGELL; this comes from the coding sequence GTGGCCACGCTGCCCGAGTCCGTCGACTACACCGACAAGGATTTCGACGCCCTTCGGGCGCGGCTGATCGCGCTCGTGAAGAGCGTCTTCCCGGACTGGACGGACTTCGACGTCGCGAGCTTCGGGAACCTGCTGGTCGAGCTCTACGCCTTCGTCGGCGACGTGCTCACGTTCTACCAGGACAACCTCGCTCGCGAGTCGCGCCTCGTGACCGCCACGCAGCGCAAGAGCGTGATGGCCCTCGCGAAGATGCTCGGCTACCGGCTGCAGGGCGCGCAGGCCGCGACCGCCGACGTCCTCGTGCAGCTCGCGCGCCCTCCGGCCGCGAGCGTCACCATCCCGGCCGGCACCGTGCTGCGCACGCAGGAGGTCACCGAGCCGGTCCGCTTCCAGCTGCTCGCGCCCGCCGTCATCGCCCCGGGAGCCGACCCGCCGCGCGTCGTCGCCGTGGTCGAGAACTCGAAGACGTACACCCAGCTCTTCGACGCGCGCGGCCTCGCCGACCTCGAGTTGCACCTCGACTACGCCCCGTACCTCGACGGCTCCGCGCTCGTGACCACGCCGCAGGGCGCGTTCACGGAGGTCGACAGCTTCCTCGACTCGCGCGCCAACGACCGCCACTTCGTCGTGGCCGTTGACCAGAACGACCGCGCCACGCTGCGCTTCGGCAACGGCGTGAGCGGCATGCCTCCGAGCGGCACGGTCTCGGTCACCTACAAGACGGGCGGCGGCAGCGTCGGGAACGTCGACGCCGACCGCATCGTCGTCATCGAGGGCGCCTTCAAGGATGCGTACGGCAACCCGGTGCAGGTCTCCGTCCGCAACCCGCTGCCCGCCTCGGGCGGCGCGGATCGCCAGACGGTGGCCTCCGCGAAGCTGCTCGCCCCGGAGAGCCTGCGCGCGCTCACGCGCACGGTCGCGAGGGAGGACTTCGAGATCAACGCGCGCAGGCTCCCGAGCGTCGCGCGGGCGCTGATGCTCACCTCGAACGAGGACCCGACCATCGCGGAGAACACGGGCATCCTCTACGTCATCCCGCAGTCGACGGCGGGAGCGGCAGTACCGACGCCCGCGCTGAAGAACCTGGTGCTGCGGCAGGTCACCGAGGTCTACCCGTGCACGCTGACCTTCCAGGTGAGCGTGCAGGACCCGGTGTACCGAGTCGTCGATGTCGCTGCGCGCCTCTTCCTGCGCCAGGGCTTCGCCGGCAGCGACGTCCGTGACCGGGTGCGCGCGAACCTCGCGAGCTACTTCCGCGTCAGCGAGCAGGACGGCACGCCCAACCCGCTCGTCGACTTCGGCTTCAACATCAAGGACGCCGAGGGGAACGCGGTTGGCGAGATCGCCTGGTCGGATCTCTTCAACGTCATCCGCGACACGCCGGGCGTGCGCAAGATGGGCGACGCGCGCCTCGACCTGACGCTCAACGGGCTGCCCGCCGATGTGAAGCTGAACGTGCGCGAGTTCCCGGTGCTCGGAACCGTGACCCTTCGCAACGGCGACACGGGGGAGCTGCTCTGA
- a CDS encoding N-acetylmuramoyl-L-alanine amidase, translated as MRVRTFLEDGTARFVSKGKRTRATELVIHETVTRSVDSTIAVLKKRGLSVHLVLGPDGELTQHGDLASEVLWHAGPVHNGPSFGVEVVNPYYPRLLRKGLPWERSIKAPWAHEGQYVLPTPAQAEAVAALVRWATSAPAPGLEVPRRWPGLRAGNFQLGPLAEASKALPGVLAHHYFGHADGAWLVLYAWLRLEAGLAPNVAFEEAVRRATGVRRAADVRDLLPATPVA; from the coding sequence GTGCGCGTCCGGACCTTCCTCGAGGACGGCACCGCGCGCTTCGTATCGAAGGGCAAGCGAACGCGCGCGACCGAGCTCGTCATCCACGAGACCGTCACGCGCAGCGTCGATTCGACGATCGCCGTGCTGAAGAAGCGAGGGCTCAGCGTGCATCTCGTCCTCGGGCCGGACGGCGAACTGACCCAGCACGGCGACCTCGCGTCCGAGGTGCTCTGGCACGCCGGACCCGTGCACAACGGCCCGTCCTTCGGTGTCGAGGTCGTGAACCCGTACTACCCGCGGCTGCTCCGCAAGGGCCTCCCGTGGGAGCGGAGCATCAAGGCGCCGTGGGCACACGAGGGGCAGTATGTCCTGCCAACGCCTGCGCAGGCGGAAGCGGTCGCCGCCCTGGTGCGCTGGGCTACGAGTGCGCCGGCGCCGGGCCTCGAGGTCCCGCGCCGCTGGCCGGGGCTGCGTGCCGGGAACTTCCAGCTCGGGCCGCTCGCCGAGGCAAGCAAGGCGCTGCCCGGCGTGCTCGCGCACCACTACTTCGGACACGCCGACGGCGCGTGGCTGGTCCTCTACGCATGGCTGCGTCTCGAGGCCGGGCTCGCTCCGAACGTCGCGTTCGAGGAGGCGGTACGGCGCGCGACGGGCGTGCGGCGCGCCGCTGACGTTCGAGACCTGCTTCCCGCCACGCCCGTGGCCTGA
- a CDS encoding amidoligase family protein, producing MKTLRFGIEIETVGLSREKLARAIHSVVGGTVADEYRSWRITDARGRRWQVVPDGSLSGGENSGEIVSPVLGYDDIDELQNVVRAVRTAGAKADPSTGIHIHIDGSRFDAKSVTNLVKLVHKQERLLEHALGVSETRLSRYCRPIDASFIERLEARRPKTMQEVSDAWYGYRNTSPQRYDQTRYHGLNLNSLFFRGTIELRYFNGTLHAGEVKAYVQLALAMAAKALGSKAASSKRREFNPATAKYDFRVVLLHLGLIGDEFKTARLHLTKKLAGSAAWKGERRDRRPAASAPASEEVGDARAAA from the coding sequence ATGAAGACGCTGCGATTCGGGATCGAGATCGAGACGGTGGGCCTGAGCCGCGAGAAGCTCGCCCGCGCCATCCACAGCGTGGTCGGGGGCACGGTCGCCGACGAGTACCGCAGCTGGCGCATCACCGACGCGCGCGGGCGCCGCTGGCAGGTGGTCCCGGACGGCTCGCTGAGCGGCGGCGAGAACAGCGGCGAGATCGTCTCGCCGGTCCTCGGCTACGACGACATCGACGAGCTGCAGAACGTCGTCCGGGCGGTGCGCACCGCGGGCGCGAAGGCCGACCCCTCGACGGGCATCCACATCCACATCGACGGCAGCCGCTTCGACGCCAAGAGCGTCACGAACCTGGTGAAGCTGGTGCACAAGCAGGAGCGCCTCCTCGAGCACGCGCTCGGGGTCAGCGAGACACGCCTGAGCCGCTACTGCCGCCCGATCGACGCGAGCTTCATCGAGCGCCTCGAAGCGCGGCGCCCGAAGACGATGCAGGAGGTGAGCGACGCCTGGTACGGGTACCGGAACACGAGCCCGCAGCGCTACGACCAGACGCGCTACCACGGGCTCAACCTCAACAGCCTCTTCTTCCGCGGCACGATCGAGCTGCGCTACTTCAACGGGACGCTGCACGCGGGCGAGGTGAAGGCCTACGTGCAGCTGGCGCTCGCGATGGCGGCGAAGGCCCTCGGCTCGAAGGCCGCGTCGAGCAAGCGCCGCGAGTTCAACCCCGCGACCGCCAAGTACGACTTCCGGGTGGTGCTCCTGCACCTCGGGCTCATCGGCGACGAGTTCAAGACCGCGCGCCTGCACCTCACCAAGAAGCTCGCGGGCTCGGCGGCCTGGAAGGGCGAGCGCCGCGACCGCCGCCCGGCCGCGAGCGCCCCGGCGAGCGAGGAGGTGGGCGATGCCCGAGCAGCAGCGTGA
- a CDS encoding gamma-glutamylcyclotransferase, translating to MLYFAYGSNLDDEQMRSRCASAQPVARAVLPNYALAFGGFSHRWDGAVASVVRARGARVEGLLYRLDDADLRALDRFEGHPFAYERVVKLVLDEHGQRRRATTYLQPEDGFEPWAPQPGYFRVLWRAYARLGFDVAPLATAAGVEP from the coding sequence GTGCTCTACTTCGCGTACGGCTCGAACCTCGACGACGAGCAGATGCGCTCGCGGTGCGCGAGCGCGCAGCCCGTGGCGCGCGCCGTGCTGCCCAACTACGCGCTCGCCTTCGGCGGCTTCAGCCACCGCTGGGACGGGGCGGTCGCGAGCGTCGTGCGGGCCCGCGGCGCCCGCGTCGAGGGGCTCCTCTACCGCCTCGACGACGCGGACCTCCGCGCGCTCGATCGCTTCGAGGGCCACCCGTTCGCCTACGAGCGCGTCGTGAAGCTGGTGCTCGACGAGCACGGGCAACGCCGCCGCGCGACGACGTACCTGCAGCCCGAGGACGGGTTCGAGCCCTGGGCGCCGCAGCCCGGCTACTTCCGCGTCCTGTGGCGCGCGTACGCCCGCCTGGGCTTCGACGTCGCGCCCCTGGCCACCGCAGCGGGGGTGGAGCCATGA
- a CDS encoding gamma-glutamylcyclotransferase, protein MNAPKGQRGAPTRVFVYGTLLAGEPNHRLLTGARLVAEARTKPAFELRDLGAFPGLVRGGEHAVAGEVYEVDAATLAALDRLEGHPRFYRRTRIALEDGAAVETYLLAPEQVEGRPVIDSGSWRARRKETAA, encoded by the coding sequence ATGAACGCGCCCAAGGGCCAGCGTGGCGCGCCCACGCGCGTCTTCGTCTACGGGACGCTCCTCGCGGGCGAGCCGAACCACCGACTCCTCACGGGCGCCCGGCTCGTCGCGGAGGCGAGGACCAAGCCGGCGTTCGAGCTGCGCGACCTCGGCGCGTTCCCCGGGCTCGTGCGCGGTGGCGAGCACGCGGTGGCCGGCGAGGTGTATGAGGTCGACGCGGCGACGCTCGCCGCGCTCGACCGGCTCGAAGGGCACCCGCGCTTCTATCGGCGCACGCGCATCGCCCTCGAGGACGGCGCCGCCGTCGAGACCTACCTCCTCGCGCCCGAGCAGGTCGAAGGTCGCCCCGTCATCGACTCGGGCAGCTGGCGAGCGCGCCGGAAGGAGACCGCAGCATGA
- a CDS encoding cation transporter — METIAQPTSCGCHTACAASEPDLRPESVNRALRLEYLTVGWNVVEGIVAVTAALIAGSVAILGFGIDSFVECASALVMIWRLRAERDHRMSGERLEAIEQRARRLVAGSLFLLAAYITFDAAQTLWTGNKPTFSPVGVALLALSIAVMLWLARAKRKLAHELGSEALEADAFQTTACWWLSVAALVGVGLNGLLGWWWADPVAALVIAGLVAREGREAWNGKACC, encoded by the coding sequence ATGGAGACCATCGCCCAGCCCACGTCCTGCGGATGCCACACGGCCTGCGCCGCATCGGAACCTGACCTCCGGCCGGAGTCGGTGAACCGTGCGCTGCGGCTCGAGTACTTGACCGTCGGCTGGAACGTCGTCGAGGGCATCGTTGCGGTGACCGCGGCGCTGATCGCGGGTAGCGTCGCCATCCTCGGCTTCGGCATCGACAGCTTCGTCGAGTGCGCGTCGGCGCTCGTGATGATCTGGCGCCTACGCGCCGAGCGCGACCACCGGATGAGCGGTGAGCGCCTTGAGGCCATCGAGCAGCGCGCGCGCCGGCTCGTCGCGGGCTCGCTCTTCCTCCTCGCCGCGTACATCACTTTCGACGCGGCACAGACCCTCTGGACCGGCAACAAGCCGACGTTCAGCCCGGTGGGCGTGGCGCTCCTCGCGCTCTCGATCGCGGTGATGCTCTGGCTCGCGCGCGCCAAGCGGAAGCTTGCTCACGAGCTTGGGAGCGAGGCCCTCGAAGCCGACGCGTTCCAGACGACCGCGTGCTGGTGGTTGTCCGTCGCCGCGCTCGTCGGCGTGGGGCTCAACGGCCTGCTCGGGTGGTGGTGGGCCGATCCCGTCGCCGCGCTCGTCATCGCGGGCCTCGTCGCGCGCGAAGGACGGGAGGCCTGGAACGGCAAGGCTTGCTGCTGA